From the Clostridiisalibacter paucivorans DSM 22131 genome, the window GATAAAGAGACACTTACAAATTATAAGGTTAAGACTTTATTTGAATATGAAGATATGAAATACTATTTAAATATGCAATACAAAGATATGATAAATAGAATAAGAGAGGAGAGAGCAAACGATGGTTAAGCCTAGAATTTTAAAACAGAGGTTTACTCAGTTAAATATATCAATTACAAAGTTAAAAAAATACACAGATATAACTTGGGATGATTTTATTAAAGATGATATAGTTCAAGATGTTGTAGAGTATAATTTATTTATTTCTATAAATATGTTGGTAGATATAGCAACACATATAGTTTCAGATGAAAATATGGGCAATCCAAAAACTATGGGAGATGCATTTGAAATATTGTATAAACAACGCATAATAACAAAAGAGAATGAAGAAACATATAAAAAAATGGTTGGTTTTAGAAATATATTATCTCATGAGTATATTCGCATAAATAAAAAAATAGTATATGATATATTAAAAAATAATATTAAAGATTTGGAGAAATTTATATTAACCATAAATGATAAGTTTAAAATTATATAACAAATAAGTAGCTTAAAATTTATCTCAAAACTATTAGCTACCAACTACGAACTACAAGCTACAAGCTACTAACTACCAAAACCAAGGAGGAAAAAAATGTATAAATTGATCGTGACAGATATGGACGGTACATTATTAAATGAAGACAATAAGATTGAAGATAGAGTAAAGAAAAGCATAGAGTATGCAAAGGAAAAAGGCATAAAGATAATACTTGCATCGGGAAGGGAGTATAACTCCATACTGCCCTATGCAAAAGAGCTGGGTGCAACAGATATGCTAATAACCATGAATGGGGCCATGGTGACCGATATACAGGGCAATATCATATTTGAAGAGGTAATAGACAATGATGTGTGTGAAAATATAGTACAGATGGCCATGAAAAATGACACATTCCCAATATTATTTATAGACAATAACCTATATGCCAATAGGGAAGAAGATAGACTGGAATTATTTAAGCATTACACCACTAGTCCCATACATATATTTAAAGATCTGAAAAAATTATCCCAGGAAAAACCTATTAGTAAATTTATATTGATAGACGATATAGAAAAAATAAAGGTATTTCAACAGATACTAAAGAAAAAATTTGGAGAAAAAATAAATATAGATAGATCAAAACCTGAAGCATTGGAGATATATAGTAAAAAGACAGATAAAGGATTGATGGTACAGAAAGTTGCTGATTACTATGGTATAGAAAAAGAAGAAATTATTGCCATAGGAGATGGAGAAAATGATATATCCATGATATCATATGCAGGAATGGGTGTAGCCATGGAGAATGCACTGGAAGAGTTGAAAAAAGAGGCCCAATTTGTAACCAAAGATAATTCCAACAATGGAGTAGGCTATGCCATAGAAAAACTGATATAAAAAAGCAATTATATATTTTCTAGATATTGACATACCCAATGAAATTTGTTAATATAATATCAAAGAATGAAAGTGCATAATGATAGTTAGTAGGTATTAGTTAGTAGTTGATGGTAGAAATCCTGTGGATTTCATCATTAAACTACTTACTACTAACTGTTAACTACTAACTTGATCGTTCCAGATCTTTTGAGGGATACCTTAAATTATTTGGATAGACAATATAACTAATATCTAACAGGAAAGAAATATTCTGACCTGAAAGGGAATTAGAGTGATGTGGTATTGGAGTTCTGTATAAGGCTTCAATATGTTTCATACGCTATTTTTAGCTCCCATTTCAGTGGGAGCTTTTTTAGTTTCTAAATATAGTTACTATAGATATCCGACTTCAACTTAAAAAAATTGGAGGTCTATAAATAAAAATAAGGGGGAAGGTTATGTTAAAATTAAAGCCAAAAGAGTGGGCAAAGCAAGTAGTAAAGCAGGATGAGATTGATAAATATTTAATTAATGGAAAGGACTTTATTGATGAGGAGACTATATTTGATAAGCTAGACAAAAATCAGAACCCCGACAGAGAAGAGATAAGAGCTATACTACAAAAATCATTGGCTATTAAAAGACTTGACCCAGATGAAACAGCAGCATTACTCAATGTAAAAGATGAAGAACTTTGGGAGGAGATGTATGAAACAGCCCTAGAAGTAAAAAAGAAGGTATATGACAATAGGATAGTATTCTTTGCACCTTTATACTGTAGTAATCTATGTGTAAACAATTGTGTCTATTGTGGTTTTAGAAAGGATAATTCCCAAGAGAGACGTAGGATATTGACCATGGACGAAGTAAAAGAAGAGACTAGACATGTAGTGGGAGAAGGCCATAAGAGAATGATTGTTGTATATGGAGAGCATCCCCTTTCAGATGTAGATTATATGGCAGAGACTATTAAAACAGTGTACAGCGTAAAGGAAAAATCAAAATACGGTGATGGCATTGGCAATATAAGAAGGGTAAATGTAAATGCAGCACCTATGTCAACAGCAGATCTAAGAAAGCTCTGGGAGGCAGGCATAGGAACATTTCAAGTATTCCAAGAGACCTACAATCACAAATTATACAATGAATTGCATCCATCGGGACCAAAGGCAGACTATAGATGGAGATTGTATGCATTGCACAGGGCAATGGATGCAGGGATAGATGAT encodes:
- the hepT gene encoding type VII toxin-antitoxin system HepT family RNase toxin gives rise to the protein MVKPRILKQRFTQLNISITKLKKYTDITWDDFIKDDIVQDVVEYNLFISINMLVDIATHIVSDENMGNPKTMGDAFEILYKQRIITKENEETYKKMVGFRNILSHEYIRINKKIVYDILKNNIKDLEKFILTINDKFKII
- a CDS encoding Cof-type HAD-IIB family hydrolase — its product is MYKLIVTDMDGTLLNEDNKIEDRVKKSIEYAKEKGIKIILASGREYNSILPYAKELGATDMLITMNGAMVTDIQGNIIFEEVIDNDVCENIVQMAMKNDTFPILFIDNNLYANREEDRLELFKHYTTSPIHIFKDLKKLSQEKPISKFILIDDIEKIKVFQQILKKKFGEKINIDRSKPEALEIYSKKTDKGLMVQKVADYYGIEKEEIIAIGDGENDISMISYAGMGVAMENALEELKKEAQFVTKDNSNNGVGYAIEKLI
- the hydG gene encoding [FeFe] hydrogenase H-cluster radical SAM maturase HydG translates to MLKLKPKEWAKQVVKQDEIDKYLINGKDFIDEETIFDKLDKNQNPDREEIRAILQKSLAIKRLDPDETAALLNVKDEELWEEMYETALEVKKKVYDNRIVFFAPLYCSNLCVNNCVYCGFRKDNSQERRRILTMDEVKEETRHVVGEGHKRMIVVYGEHPLSDVDYMAETIKTVYSVKEKSKYGDGIGNIRRVNVNAAPMSTADLRKLWEAGIGTFQVFQETYNHKLYNELHPSGPKADYRWRLYALHRAMDAGIDDVAIGALFGLYDWRFEVMGLLYHTIDLETQFGIGPHTISFPRLNPAGGSEVSRNSKYLVNDQDFKKLVTVLRLSVPYTGLIITAREKPDIKREVIKVGCTQTDASTRIDIGGYTEASKSQDENKQQFLLGETRRLDEVIRKLAEMDMITSFCTAGYRCGRTGDKIMGLLENCVEGKFCKLNAVLTYREYLDDYASEETRRVGERLIQKEIEEIKNMPFYKEHKLTQKFVDYYERVANGKRDLYL